The genomic stretch TACTCACTGCATCTATACCCATCTCTTTTTATCGctttccttctttctctttctgtaCAGGAAGGTAcctttattttctttttgcgTACTTGTCCTCTACGACGTCGTTCACTAATATCGAGGACAGAAGACTTCAGAGACTGACCAAGGTCAGATACATACATAAGGCATGTGGCTTAATCGATTACTGGTTTGTTGCTGGTTGGCCCTTCTCAGCGTCCCTGGGTGGGCTCTCGACGAAAGTTCTGCTGGTCTAGAGGGAACAGAAACACAACTGTTTGTGATAGAGTCCGTAAAAAGCGTTGACGAGTTGCTCAGCGCTCATCCACAATGGAAGTTTGAGAGGGATGTCAGCGGACTGCAGAATCACTACGTGTTTTCACAAGACATGGACGGATCGTTGCAGAAACGTTCCGATTATTCTGACAGTCCGGACGTTCTgtattttgaaaacttgGTCAAATCTGAATACCTTTTCAAGAGAAGTCCGCTGCCGATAGCTTTACCAGTACCGGTACCAGCGCCACCCTACGACTCTAGCATGATCCCGCTGAAGGAGGCagaggagaaactggagatTAACGATCCAAATTTCGAAAAACAGTGGCATCTGATCAACGCCAACTACCCAGGGAATGACGTTAACGTGAAAGACGTGTGGTATGGCAATGTCACAGGGAGCGGTGTTGTAGTGGCCATTGTGGACGACGGGGTCGATTACGAAAACCCTGATATTGCAGATAATTTCTGCGCAGAAGGGTCCTGGGATTTCAACGATAATACCACGTTGCCCAAACCAAGACTTGCCGACGATTATCACGGAACGCGATGCGCCGGTGAGATTGCCGCCTCCAAGAATAATGGATTCTGTGGTATTGGGGTTGCCTATAACTCAAAGGTCTCAGGTCTACGGATACTTTCGGGACCACTGACACCGGAAGACGAGGCCGCCTCGTTGATGTATGCGCTTGATGTCAACGATATCTTTTCATGTTCTTGGGGCCCTCAAGACGACGGAAGACATTTGCAAGGACCTTCGGAACTTGTCCGGAAAGCATTGATCAAGGGTGTCACAGAGGGTAGACAAAAGAAGGGATCCGTATATGTGTTTGCCAGCGGTAACGGGGGTCATTTCGGCGATAATTGCAACTACGACGGCTACACAAACTCCATATACTCGATCACAATTGGTGCCATTGATCACAAGGGATTACACCCTCCTTACTCGGAAAGTTGCTCTGCTGTTATGGCTGTCACTTACTCTTCCGGATCAGGCGAGTTCATTCATTCCACAGATATAAACGATCAATGTAGTGATAGACATGGTGGGACCTCAGCTGCAGCACCCTTGGCAGCTGGTATATATGCGCTCTTACTCGAGGCAAATCCTGAGTTGACGTGGAGAGACGTCCAGTACTTGTCCATATTGTCGAGCAAAGAGATTACCAATCCTGATGCATTTCCACAGAGTGGTGCTATGGGGAGAAAATACTCACACACCTATGGGTACGGCAGGATTGATGCTTCAGAATTGGTTACCATGGCAaaaagttggaaaaatGTAAAACCGCAGGCTTGGTACTTTTCAGAATTGGAAAATGTGAGTGGCATGACGAATAGAACCGATAATGAATTGAAATCCACAATATCTGTAACAGAAGACAATTTAAAGGATTCAAATCTTGAAAGGGTGGAACACGTCACCATAACAGTTGATATCGAAGCAGATATCAGAGGCCCAATCACAGTAGATTTAGTTTCTCCGTCTGGAATAGTATCCTATCTTGGGGTTGAACGGAATTTCGACCAGTCACCAGATGGGTTCAGAAGCTGGACTTTCATGTCGGTTGCTCATTGGGGTGAAACCGGTATTGGTGAATGGAAGCTATCTGTCAAAACCAAACGCGATGGTAACACCGTGAAACTGAACACCTGGAAACTAAAATTGTTTGGCGAGTCCATTGATCCGTCAAAGGCAGTACCATACGAGTACAATATGGGGAAGGATCCAGACGAGGTGCCCAAGCCAATCGCGATTTCTCAGTTGGGGAGTAATACGGCAACAGCAACGTCTCAAACCGCCGAAAACACTGCAGTTGTCACCACAACCACTACATCTCCCTCTTCATCAGTATCCGAAGCGGAGCATAGTAAAGTTAACAAATTACCTTCCCCTCGACAGGCAATGCATTACTTCATATCGCTGTTTGTGGTCGCtatccttcttttcctagtttacttcttcatctttGTTAAATCCAGAAGGAGAATCAGAAGGTCTAGAGCGGAAGCGTACGAATTTGATATTATAGATACGGACTCGGACTACGATTCCACTATGGACAGCCGGTTATCTTCTAATATGGCGAGTAGTGGAATGCAAGAAAACACTGAAATTGATGACTTTGACTTTGACTTGTCAGACGAGGATAACCTAGTAACACCAGCGGATCATTCAGCCGAGACCCCCCAGATAGATTATGTTTTGAATGATTCTTCCCCGACTGAAACGAAGAAAACTGTATCCGGTGAAGTCAAAGGTAGAGAGGGGAACTCAGGTGATGAAGGGCAAACCTCTAAGGAAGCTGAAAacccttttttttccccaGACGATCCAACTGACACTAAACAAACTCATGATGAGAACTGATCATCACAACAGTGTTAGGAAATCATCATACTTCTCGAGAGAATTTCTCCGTCCCATGTTAATAGATTATATATCCCCGGTAACTTAACAGTAACGTAAATCACAtcgaacaaaaaaaatgacaatAATTATAATTAAAGGTGCAAAAGAGCGGAAATATCGATTTGTTGCTTTCGAGATAGCAGGAAACCACACACGGTAGATACGTTCTGAGGTTCATCCGTGTTGACTTTGCTATTTGCGTAAAATCGTTTCCAAACTAGAGATGTTTCTGCCTTTTCTGATTCTTTTATCCACTGTACCCCTATGTATTCAAGCAATGGACATGTCGTCCGGAGCTGAGGACGACACTGTGTATACGAGACCCGACATTAGAGATGCAGTTCCAAGGACTTTCCACTGGATTGCTACCGTTGCCATGTTATTTCTGTTACCTTGTTTGACTGCCGCGTTTGCGTTTGCGGGAAGACTGCGCGGGTCCCTTTTCTTACATGCGATTTCCGGAGTTTACGCTATCATGGAAGTGCTGATACTAAGTTTTGCTGATAATGATGGTGTCGAGAATAGAACGTCAAAAGGGACTGGTGTTAGCTTATTACTACTGATCTGGTCAAATCTTTTGATTGGAATTGTGGCAAGACGTCATTTGTTCTCAAAGATCTCAGACACGTCAACTCCAATCACAAATTTTACTCTTTTAACGAAGATTCACGCTACTATGTCCTTTCTGATTCCAATTGCAGGGTTTATTAAAGTGTGTCTGGCTCCGGTTTCAATGTTTGGCTTTTGCCGGGATTCCCATACCGGACAATGCATTGCGCATGGTATCATGGGGACCAGCTTCATTTTTTATGGTTTGATTTATTGTATCGTGCTGGTAATACCTCGCTTTCGGCAGTCCGAATCAAGGGTTTCTCAAGATCACATCGACAGCTGGATTATGTGTTTGTATGGGATTGTTAACACATTCACAGAGCATAGATGGGGCAGGGAAGAGTGGTTTATGCACGATTACCAACACACTGCAATGGGGATTATATGGTGGTGTGGAGGAATTCTTGGGATATATCTGTCCCGAAACGGGCGCAGAACCTTTGTACCAAGTTTGATCATCATGTTTACCGGCTGGGCTATGACCCAGCACCACCAACACTTAGAAATCAGCACCAAAGTTCATCTTCTATTTGGGTTGATTCTGACAGTTGGCGGTGCTTTGAGGATCGTTGAAATTACATTTCTATTAAAGGATGGAAGATGTGCATCTTCCGGAGAGATTCTTTCCTTCCAATATTTAGCGCCGTTCTGTTTGATTTGTGCTGGAACGTTATTCATGTCTGCCAATGAGCAGCAACTAGTATTGGTACTACGGCTGGGTGCAGAACAGAGCGCATATATCATGATTATAGTTTCAGGCGCTTTCCTTCTAACATTTTGGTTCCTGTTTAGTTTGGA from Huiozyma naganishii CBS 8797 chromosome 6, complete genome encodes the following:
- the KEX2 gene encoding kexin KEX2 (similar to Saccharomyces cerevisiae KEX2 (YNL238W); ancestral locus Anc_2.6), translated to MWLNRLLVCCWLALLSVPGWALDESSAGLEGTETQLFVIESVKSVDELLSAHPQWKFERDVSGLQNHYVFSQDMDGSLQKRSDYSDSPDVLYFENLVKSEYLFKRSPLPIALPVPVPAPPYDSSMIPLKEAEEKLEINDPNFEKQWHLINANYPGNDVNVKDVWYGNVTGSGVVVAIVDDGVDYENPDIADNFCAEGSWDFNDNTTLPKPRLADDYHGTRCAGEIAASKNNGFCGIGVAYNSKVSGLRILSGPLTPEDEAASLMYALDVNDIFSCSWGPQDDGRHLQGPSELVRKALIKGVTEGRQKKGSVYVFASGNGGHFGDNCNYDGYTNSIYSITIGAIDHKGLHPPYSESCSAVMAVTYSSGSGEFIHSTDINDQCSDRHGGTSAAAPLAAGIYALLLEANPELTWRDVQYLSILSSKEITNPDAFPQSGAMGRKYSHTYGYGRIDASELVTMAKSWKNVKPQAWYFSELENVSGMTNRTDNELKSTISVTEDNLKDSNLERVEHVTITVDIEADIRGPITVDLVSPSGIVSYLGVERNFDQSPDGFRSWTFMSVAHWGETGIGEWKLSVKTKRDGNTVKLNTWKLKLFGESIDPSKAVPYEYNMGKDPDEVPKPIAISQLGSNTATATSQTAENTAVVTTTTTSPSSSVSEAEHSKVNKLPSPRQAMHYFISLFVVAILLFLVYFFIFVKSRRRIRRSRAEAYEFDIIDTDSDYDSTMDSRLSSNMASSGMQENTEIDDFDFDLSDEDNLVTPADHSAETPQIDYVLNDSSPTETKKTVSGEVKGREGNSGDEGQTSKEAENPFFSPDDPTDTKQTHDEN
- the YTP1 gene encoding Ytp1p (similar to Saccharomyces cerevisiae YTP1 (YNL237W); ancestral locus Anc_2.7), whose translation is MFLPFLILLSTVPLCIQAMDMSSGAEDDTVYTRPDIRDAVPRTFHWIATVAMLFLLPCLTAAFAFAGRLRGSLFLHAISGVYAIMEVLILSFADNDGVENRTSKGTGVSLLLLIWSNLLIGIVARRHLFSKISDTSTPITNFTLLTKIHATMSFLIPIAGFIKVCLAPVSMFGFCRDSHTGQCIAHGIMGTSFIFYGLIYCIVLVIPRFRQSESRVSQDHIDSWIMCLYGIVNTFTEHRWGREEWFMHDYQHTAMGIIWWCGGILGIYLSRNGRRTFVPSLIIMFTGWAMTQHHQHLEISTKVHLLFGLILTVGGALRIVEITFLLKDGRCASSGEILSFQYLAPFCLICAGTLFMSANEQQLVLVLRLGAEQSAYIMIIVSGAFLLTFWFLFSLDFYLLLVKRRQSSVGFLDKYLNTENEVHEPTTEPEFEMDSQSG